Proteins encoded within one genomic window of Streptomyces kaniharaensis:
- a CDS encoding bifunctional metallophosphatase/5'-nucleotidase — protein MSLNRRDFVTRSAATAAGAALVGGTALAAAPAAAAAEPGKAQPKGKHDGGSRKQAFTVMGTTDLHGRVLNWDYFTDAEYADKAHNAVGLAKISTLANQVREEKGWDRCLLIDSGDIIQGTQLTYYYARVEPIATDGNNVPDHPMAVAMNLMGYDAAALGNHEFNYGIPTVKAFEDQLEFPLLGANALHAKNEKPAFKPYVIKEVWLDEDTPLKVGILGLTNPGIAIWDKANVSGKMVFPGIVETAAKYVPRMKAAGADVIVVSAHSGIDEPTTYGDQLPWPEDASGEMAEKVADIDAVLVGHTHKEVPQRLIVNKKTGRTVVLSEPLCWGQRLSCFDFEVEFVDGAWKVLSASSRVLNSNTAPENPEIVNAITDQHKKVVAYVNQQIGTCKAELSIAESRFKATPIIDLIGRVMADTVKAALAGGQYGNLPVLAQASPFNRTALIPAGQVKLRDAAGLYIYENTLEARVLTGAQLKDYLEFSAKYYHQLAAGAPVDKDALTGAETTPDYNYDSVYGLGYDIDIAQPTGSRIVNLTFQGKPIDPAAQFVLAVNNYRANGGGNFPHVAKAKQIWANSDEIRNTMIAWVKAKGVIDPADFFTNSWRLVRSGQPVF, from the coding sequence ATGTCCCTGAACCGTCGTGACTTCGTCACCCGGTCCGCCGCCACCGCCGCCGGCGCCGCCCTGGTCGGCGGAACCGCCCTCGCCGCCGCCCCCGCCGCCGCGGCCGCCGAGCCGGGCAAGGCGCAGCCCAAGGGCAAGCACGACGGCGGGAGCCGGAAGCAGGCCTTCACCGTCATGGGCACCACCGACCTGCACGGCCGGGTGCTCAACTGGGACTACTTCACCGACGCCGAGTACGCCGACAAGGCGCACAACGCCGTCGGCCTCGCCAAGATCTCCACGCTGGCCAACCAGGTCCGCGAGGAGAAGGGCTGGGACCGCTGCCTGCTGATCGACTCCGGCGACATCATCCAGGGCACCCAGCTGACCTACTACTACGCCCGGGTCGAGCCGATCGCCACCGACGGCAACAACGTGCCCGACCACCCGATGGCCGTCGCCATGAACCTCATGGGCTACGACGCCGCCGCGCTCGGCAACCACGAGTTCAACTACGGCATCCCCACCGTGAAGGCCTTCGAGGACCAGCTGGAGTTCCCGCTGCTGGGCGCCAACGCCCTGCACGCGAAGAACGAGAAGCCGGCCTTCAAGCCGTACGTGATCAAGGAGGTGTGGCTGGACGAGGACACCCCGCTGAAGGTCGGCATCCTCGGCCTCACCAACCCGGGCATCGCGATCTGGGACAAGGCCAACGTCAGCGGCAAGATGGTCTTCCCGGGCATCGTCGAGACGGCGGCCAAGTACGTGCCGCGGATGAAGGCGGCCGGCGCGGACGTGATCGTGGTCTCGGCGCACTCCGGCATCGACGAGCCGACCACCTACGGCGACCAGCTGCCCTGGCCGGAGGACGCCTCGGGCGAGATGGCGGAGAAGGTCGCGGACATCGACGCGGTGCTGGTGGGTCACACCCACAAGGAGGTGCCGCAGCGGCTGATCGTCAACAAGAAGACCGGCAGGACTGTCGTGCTCTCCGAGCCGCTGTGCTGGGGCCAGCGCCTGAGCTGCTTCGACTTCGAGGTCGAGTTCGTCGACGGCGCGTGGAAGGTCCTCTCGGCCTCCTCCCGGGTGCTGAACTCCAACACCGCGCCGGAGAACCCGGAGATCGTGAACGCGATCACCGACCAGCACAAGAAGGTCGTGGCGTACGTCAACCAGCAGATCGGCACCTGCAAGGCCGAGCTGTCGATCGCCGAGTCGCGCTTCAAGGCGACCCCGATCATCGACCTGATCGGCCGGGTCATGGCCGACACCGTGAAGGCGGCGCTGGCGGGCGGGCAGTACGGCAACCTGCCGGTGCTGGCCCAGGCGTCCCCGTTCAACCGGACCGCGCTGATCCCGGCCGGCCAGGTCAAGCTGCGCGACGCGGCCGGCCTGTACATCTACGAGAACACCCTGGAGGCCCGCGTCCTGACGGGCGCCCAGCTGAAGGACTACCTGGAGTTCTCGGCGAAGTACTACCACCAGCTCGCCGCGGGCGCCCCGGTCGACAAGGACGCCCTGACCGGCGCCGAGACCACCCCGGACTACAACTACGACTCGGTCTACGGCCTGGGCTACGACATCGACATCGCCCAGCCGACCGGCAGCCGGATCGTCAACCTGACCTTCCAGGGCAAGCCGATCGACCCGGCCGCCCAGTTCGTCCTCGCGGTCAACAACTACCGCGCCAACGGCGGCGGCAACTTCCCGCACGTCGCGAAGGCCAAGCAGATCTGGGCGAACTCCGACGAGATCCGCAACACGATGATCGCCTGGGTGAAGGCCAAGGGCGTCATCGACCCGGCCGACTTCTTCACCAACTCCTGGCGCCTCGTCCGCTCCGGCCAGCCCGTCTTCTGA